One genomic region from Mastacembelus armatus chromosome 21, fMasArm1.2, whole genome shotgun sequence encodes:
- the glsb gene encoding glutaminase kidney isoform, mitochondrial isoform X3, with product MTAAAGQMTLQGASNAERFDYVMNFLKTMAGNEYVGFSNATFQSERESGDRNFAIGYYLKEKKCFPEGTDMTSVLDFYFQLCSIEVTCESASVMAATLANGGICPITGERVLSPEAVRNTLSLMHSCGMYDFSGQFAFHVGLPAKSGVAGGILLVVPNVMGIMCWSPPLDKLGNSVRGIQFCTDLVELFNFHNYDNLRHFAKKHDPRREGGDQRVKSVINLLFAAYTGDVSALRRFALSSVDMEQRDYDSRTALHVAAAEGHTEVVRFLLEACKVNPVPRDRWGNTPMDEAVQFGHHDVVTILQHYHDNYSPPPASAADNNKSAEKSLDSLL from the exons ATGACTGCTGCTGCAGGTCAAATGACGTTG CAAGGTGCAAGCAACGCAGAGAGATTTGACTAT GTCATGAACTTTCTGAAGACGATGGCAGGAAATGAGTACGTGGGGTTTAGCAATGCTAC ATTCCAGTCAGAACGTGAGTCAGGAGACAGGAACTTTGCCATCGGCTATtatctgaaagagaaaaag TGTTTCCCAGAGGGAACAGACATGACATCTGTACTGGACTTCTACTTTCAA CTGTGTTCCATTGAGGTGACCTGTGAGAGCGCCAGTGTTATGGCGGCCACCCTGGCTAACGGCGGTATCTGCCCAATCACGGGGGAGCGTGTGCTGAGCCCCGAGGCAGTGAGGAACACCTTGAGTCTGATGCACTCCTGCGGCATGTATGATTTCTCAGGACAGTTTGCATTCCAT GTTGGTCTGCCAGCCAAGTCTGGGGTAGCAGGGGGGATCCTGCTGGTTGTACCCAATGTGATGGGTATTATGTGCTGGTCGCCTCCACTAGACAAGCTGGGAAACTCAGTCAGAGGAATACAGTTCTGCACG GACCTTGTGGagctttttaattttcacaacTACGACAACCTGAGGCACTTTGCCAAGAAGCATGACCCCCGCAGGGAAGGAGGGGACCAGCGG GTCAAGTCTGTCATCAACCTGCTCTTTGCTGCCTACACAGGAGACGTCTCTGCCTTGAGGAG GTTTGCACTGTCATCTGTGGACATGGAGCAGAGGGACTACGACTCCAGAACAGCTCTCCATGTGGCAGCAGCTGAAG GACACACAGAGGTGGTCCGCTTCCTGTTGGAGGCTTGCAAAGTGAACCCAGTACCCAGAGACAG ATGGGGGAACACGCCAATGGATGAAGCGGTGCAATTTGGCCATCACGATGTAGTCACCATCCTGCAGCACTACCATGACAACTACAGCCCACCTCCTGCCTCTGCTGCTGACAACAACAAGAGCGCAGAGAAGAGcttggacagcctgctgtag